agatgtggTCACGTTTGATGTGACTTACTTGACAAATATCTATAAGATGCCGTTCGTGCCATTTTCAGGGGTGAATCATCATCACCAAACTATAATGTTCGGTTGTGCATTGTTAGTTAATGAAACAGTTGAATCCTATATTTGGCTATTGAGAACTTGGCAAGAGGCAATGCTTGGGCGTGCCCCTTCAACCATAATTACTGATGATGATAAGGCGATGGCGAAGGCCATTAGTGAGGTCCTCCCAAATACAACCCATAGGTTGTGCCTGTGGCATATTTTACAGAAATTCCCAGAACATTTGGCACATGTGTATAACAAGTTTCCGGACTTTCAAAAATAGTTCCGTCATTGTATCCATGAGACAATAACTGTTGATGAGTTTGAGCAGGAGTGGAGTTCAATACTAGCGAAGTATGGTCTAGTGGATAATGATTGGCTGCAAAATCTTTACAACCGAAGGGATAAGTGGGTTCCAGCTTACTTGCGAACCACGTTTTGTGCTGGTATGTCAACAACCCAAAGGAGCGAGagcatgaataaatttttcaaagattaTGTTCGTTCGAGTACAATGGTGAGCGATTTTGTGCATCAATACGAGAAAGCCTTAGATGCACGTTATTtcaaggagaaagagaaggacGTGTGCACAAAATCGACACGGGCGATTATGAAAACGTtatggaaaattgaaaaagatgcaGCCTCAATCTACACAAGGAAGTCTTTCATGATCTTCTAGGATGAGCTATTCAATAGCCAACGGTACATTCCAACCAAAGTTGGGAAAGATGGTGAAAGTAAGATATACGGAGTCACACAGAATGACAAAGAATATCCTATTTATCAGGTCACCTTGGATAGTGGAGAAGTGAAGGCAATATGTACTTGTCATATGTTTGAGTTTGTGGGGATTCTTTGTCGGCATATCCTATGTGTCCTTGGGAAGAAATCGAAATTAGATTTGTTGCCACATCATTATATTCTAGAGAGATGGACCATCAATGCTAAGAGTCGGACTATTCTTGACATACCAACTTCTGATGGGCATGTAATGAGACAAGATGATCCAATGTTGAGAAAAAGTAAATTGATGATGCAATTCTATGATATTGCCGAACTTGGCTCACAATCAATCCAAAAATGTCAACACCTCTCTCTTGCCTTAGACAAGGTCCACAAGGAGTTACTGTCAATGGAACAAgttgaaggagaaaaaaatttggaagatgaaaacaTGTCATTGAATGATTCACAAATGTTCAAATCACAAGTCGTATCAAAtttttcacaagttttacaagaTCCTCCACGGGTGGCAACTAAAGGCCGACCGAAATCGTTGAGAGCAAAAAACCCAAAGGAGACTCAAACCGCGAAGAAAAGGCGTTGTAGCATCTGCAAGATTGAGGGTCATGCTAAGAACAACTGTCCTTCAGTGAGGTTGTAAGatagtttgaaaatttgtgttgtaaatttttcattcttatttCAATAAATTTTTGACAGGTTTATTATCTTTTATGTAGGGATATTGGAAATACAACTGGTAACATATCACAAAGCTTGGACCCGTCAGTTCAAAAATGAGGTTGGTAAAACAAGTTGGTgttttatactatttcaagGATTGAGGAACTTGGAATGGTTTTTTTATTATGCTGAGTGATTCAAATTGGCATGTTGAAGGTTAATTTATTGTGagtataacatttttttttactgttACAGTTAATAGTGTTGACGAAGCACTAGGTTGCATTTGAGGAAGAACATGGAGGATTGCGGTTCAAAGGCAGTTGGAATTGATTTCCAGAATGTTATACTCATGTTCAGTTTTATTTCGATTATCGTGTTTCAgtttcagttttttattttttttgtgccTGTGGCAAATTTGAATCTGGTTATGTATGTTATATTTGAAGCTGGGAAGGTTAAGACAATATTAAGTTCAATGGGAAGTTGTAATAGATTGACAGTTAACAGTCATTGTAATGGAAATGAATTGGTTTTGACATGGAGGATTGAAAACATGTCTGAATCTGGAAATGATTTAGTTTTACTTGGAGCATGTATTTTCAGCATGTATGTTGAAGGTAAGATTCTGCATGTTTGAGCATGTATTTTTCAGCATGTTTGATTTAGTTTTCAGCATGTAAATTCCAAGATTCTGCAAGTCTATGTATTTTCAGCATGTACATGGCAAGATTCTGCAAGTTGGTATATTGTTGGATGTAAATGGCAAGATTCTGCAAGTTGGTGTATTTTCAGCAACTTGCGGTTCACAGGTTTCATTACATGTTTAGACCTGTAATGGAAATGATTGACAGATTTGATTTCATAAGAAGCAAACATGTAATGCTAATGATTTCCAGATTTGATTTCCAGATTAGTAAAACCAGATATAAGAAACAGTTTTAGATTCACATGTAGAGATTACACGATCATGTCAACTTCAGAAGTACATCATTACATTTCCAAAGTACAAGCCAAAAAACCAAGCTAAGTATCATTACATTtccaaaatacattttcaacattACAAGCTAAGTATCATTACAAGTCGGAAATAAGTTCAACATTACAAGCTAAGTATCAGTACAGATCCAAAATAAGCTAAGTATTACATCATTACAATGGCAGAGGTACATTCTTCTCCAGAACCAAAATTATTACAGCCAATATCAGCACAAAACAAGTCCATGACAAATATAAAGCTTTTAAGGTTCCCTTATACTTCTTCTCCATATGCTTGAATTTGGCTTCTTCAGTCATTGCGCGTTCTTTCATTATTAAAGAGTTCCTTCTTTGAGCTAGATCCAACGTCATCTTGCAACATGTGTTTAGTTCCATTTCAAGATCGATCCATTGAAAAAATTCACATTGCTTGTTGATCTTGTAATTTGGGCAGTTGTAAAACCGCCTGCCAAAACTAGTAGCCTTGCCTGAAATCCTAAGCTTGGATGGAATCCCACAGTAGCAAAATGGACGCTCGAAACTGGCACTACTCTCACTGGCACTACTATCATCGTATTTCATTTTCTGTCGATTCTGGATCACTAGGAGCCCAAGTAAAGGTGGTTTTATTGCAACTACTGCAAgcaaatattggaagaaaatattgTATCAAATTTGAGGAACAAGGCAGATTCTAAGTAATAAAGCAAGTAGTTAATGCAAGCAAAAGGAGAAAAGGTTGGACAGTGTGATTTTGAGGAACAGATTCTAAGATATTTAGCAACTACTGAAAGCAAAGTAATAACGCACAGTGAAGATTCAGCACTGAGGAACTGGGTAGATTCTAAGACAAAAGCAACTACTTCAGCAAATTAATACATATCATACTAAATAACATATCATAAAGCACAAGTTACCTTAATTAGTACAGAAGATTCAAAGAACATGACCAAACAAATGTCCTTCAGCTAAATAATATGTACCTTGCTAATTGAAAGAGTATTAAAAGTAAATTAACACAGAATGAATGAATTAAACAGATTTCATAAGAAGATTCACACTCAAAATAGATAATGATTGATAtatcataaacaaataaatgacTCAGACTACAACAGTTTATCTTACTTGCACAAACAAATAATGATTGATATATCATATACAACCAAAGCACACGTTACCTTAATTAGTACAGAAGATTCAAACCCCATGACCAAACAAATGTCCTTCAGCTAAATAATAAGTACCAGGCTAATTGAAAGAGTATTAACAGTAAATTAAGGTATTGTATGAATTAAACAGATTTCATAAGAAGATTCACACTCAAATGGCAAAATGATTGATATATCATAAGTAAATAAATGACCAAGACTACAACAGTTTATCTTACTTGCACAAACAAATAATGATTGATATATCATATACAACCAAAGCACAAGTTACCTTAATTAGTACAGAAGATTCAAAGAACATGACCAAACAAATGTCCTTCAGCTAAATAATAAGTACCAGGCTAATTGAAAGAGTATTAACAGTAAATTAACAGTGAATGAATGAATTAAACAGATTTCATAAGAAGATTCACACTCAAATGGCAAAATGATTGACATATCATATACAAATAAATGACGAAGACTACAACAGTTTATCTTACTTGCACAAACAGATAatgattgatatattatatacaaataaatgaCTTTGCCCCTGAGGTTTGGAAGCAACTGAACAGAGCATGTACAAAACCCACATCCATGGACCAGAAAAAGCTCAACAAAACAACCAAATTTATGTTCAACAACTACCACCAATATAAGGGAAATCCTTTGGGGATTGCTAAAACCATCTATTCTatccatataaaataaattattgggctcttacaaacaaaatacagtatagaaaatttatataaaatctacaaCTACAAGCACGAACATGGTTGTTCAACATTCATCCTAAGCATAAATCAAATGCAaacaaaatatagaaaatggaaATGATTGTACAAATACAACAAGGAAAGGAGCTAGCAATCAGAAGTATCAACAAACCCAACAATGAGAAACAAATGGTATTTCGTATCAGGGGCTCTGTTCTGGTTCGATGGGAGGGAAGGGGTAGGGGTTAGGGCAGTTGTAGAGGAAGAGGAATCGGGAAAGAGGGGGGTGAGGGTTAGGGCTCGAGGGAGAGGAATCGGGAAGGAGGGGGGTGAGGGTTAGGGCTCGAGGGAGAGGAATCGAGAAGGAGGGGGGTGAGGGTTAGGGCTCGTGGGAGAGGAATCGGGAAGGAGGGGGTGAGGGTTCGACTGAGAGGAATCGGGAAGGAAGGGGGTGAGGGGGTGAGGGTTCGACTGAGAGAAATCGGGAAGGAAGGGGGTGAGGGGCTAGGGCTCGACTGAGACGAATCGGGAAGGAAGGGGGTGAGGGGGTGAGGGGCTAGGGCTCGACTGAGGGAGAGGATGGTGGAGACGTCGCAGGAGGGAACGAGGAGGGCTAGGGGCCAGGGCTCGAGGGGGAGGGGCTCGAGGGAGAAGGGAGCGGGGAGAGGGGAGAGGAGAGGTCGGGGGAGGGAAGTTGGGAATACCAGGTTGAATGCATTGCGGTCACATGGTATGGCAATGAGGTGTCTACGTGGCATGATTTTATTGGATGTCGTTTTTCAAATTAGACCGGCGTGACCGGCAGGAAGATATTCTCATCTTGTTTTCTATATTAGGAAAAATTATCTAGAAATTGAATATCGATCACTTTATAATTAGAGAATAAGTGGCGAACAAGGACGTTGAGATTTGTCATATTTCCAACAtcgactagctagctagctaggttgccAATGTCTTCACAAAggatttttgaattatttttctgtttgtttttttctttttacacttAAGTCACGCAGCTCGTACCTAATTCAATTatcctatatatgtatattggtTTGTTAGTTTAATTTCATGTATATTGACAAGTCATGTACAGATGATCAAACTTTAATTTATATGTAGCGAAATATATATTTCAGGTTTTGGTAACGAATTAGCCAATTGGAAGAAACCCAATTTTTTTTACGAGTTTTACACAGAacaacatcatatatatatatgcacgtaCATGGTCCGattgatcttcttcttccttagtAAAACGAAGGGGAGAATAACTTGCATATCTCGAACAAGTAGATATATAGATCATATACTAGACTAGCTATATAACGTGCGAGTTGTGGAGCCACAACTTATAATCACTACAACATTTTGTGGCTTATTCCACAGAGGAGAGTGGTCAGAAAAAACTAAGATTAAGTGGCAAAAAATTTTTGCCCACCAAAATCGTTTGTGGGGACGTTCGTGGCATATAATAAGTGGCAAATACTATTTTgccacaaaatttttttttcatgggaaAAGATACATTTTTTCCACGAAATGAATTTgtggtaaaaattattttggcccATGGCAAAAGCTGCTTGGATTTAAGCCCTTGTGGTCCTTTAAGTTTATTTACCCACTAATCTCTTTGGTTGGAAATAATACAATTCCCACGATGATATTCATGTATAATATGGTgacataaaattttttgtgaTGTATCTTGTTGTGCCAAAAACATGTTTGCAATAGACTTCATGGTGCCAATTATATCACAAAATGAATTATAGTTGTCAAAGTCCATTTTTTTCCCACCATCTTGTATGATTGCTAATGTTCATTTTTCATTAAAGTCTacaatttggtggcaaataCGCAATAGCTACTGAGCATATAGTGGAAAAATGTATTTGCCACGAATAATCATAacaaatagtctaatataggcttaaataaatatattccaacattagagatcaaaattgacaattataacaatttaaaaaaaaatataagaaaagtttacatttgtttttacaaacttGACCATTCTCAATACATTCAATTTTAGAAAGCAATACCAAATCATGCTTTACAAACTCAAAACTGCTCCATCACAAaatcccaacacttcaaaaTAATTCATCTTTATCCAACTCCATTCCATGCTCAAACATCAACACAAATGAAGCCAAGTTACCTGTAAAATAATGGATGTCTAATCAGCTTGACCTACAAAAACCATAACTGAGAAATGCTTGCTGGAAACTTTCAAAAAGATAAAATGACATGAAGAAGAAATCATCTGCATGGAGAAGAAATCATAAGCAGTAGTTAATCGGGGTGAGACATATGGCCTGTATGAGTCTCCAATGATACCTAAACTAAAAAGggtatgcatgcatgtgagtaggttcttccatttttaatcaaatagaaGCAATATATGTGCCATGGAGGCCCTAGATTTGGTCTGAAAGGCAAGCATGCATGGATGTTTCATGTTTAGAAAAATAGCACAAGGGTGACAATCTCACCACGGACAGCATACTCACATTTGATTCCTTCTACAGGTATACTATCTCTCATACTCCTagagtgatttattttttgtattttctagCAAATTACCCAAACCTATTTACGGAAATagacatatcatttttttttttgataagtaagggAAATAGACATATCATACCATATGGAAAGTCTAGAATCTCTCATTTTGATAATTACTGTTagtagtctatataaatgacaGGAAACTAACCGAATCTACTGATGAGATAAAGAAAACACTAATACTCTAACAAGTAAATAActcaagtaaaataaaatgcacacaTCTATTAAAGTTAGCAAATTCAAACagggaaataaaaatattgtataatagtTTTCTGCCAACTTACacaatatattgattttttcttCACACAATGGTCAATACTGATTCTAGAAGTCATTTGCATAACCACGAGTTCCTTTCCTTCCTAACCACGAGTTCCTCATCTTTACTATAATTAAAACAGGGGCCTCTCTAAGATTTGCAAACCCTAATTTGTATATCTCTTATAACTTTTGCAAACCCCCTAGCCCGTGGAGATTTAATGGGCAACACACAAAAATTAGGTACATAGTATTGAGCAGGTAAATATAAACAGACACACCAAGAGGATTACAAAATCAGCAGGTAAATTAGGTACTCTAGTAATTGGGCGCAACAAATATATACATCTTAAAGTGACTTAGCCAACAAGATTTTTCATGCACATTTATATTGCTATACAATTCCTagtaaaaaaaaccaaatgaaatgAACTTGAAAAATATAAACAGACACACCAAGAGGATACCAAAATCGTGAGCATTGAATACAAGTCATTCTGCACTACTAATTGAGACCCTCATAATCACAAAGAAATGGACAACAGACAGAGTTTGAACCTGCAGAACAAAAACAAACGCACCTCAGTTCCAACGAGCTTACagatcaaaacaaaaaacatagcTTTATACCTACAACTGTTAGCCATTAACTAAATCCTACAACTACAAAACAGAGCTTACATACAAAAAAAGATGAGCAAAACATGAGGCTAATCATTTCTAATAAGATGAGAAAAACATGAGGCAAAAACCGGAAGCCGTGAAATTCAACAAAGACCAAATCCAACAAAGGCTTCAAAGGTGGCGGATCGGGGCTGGGGAAGGGTGGTTTGGGTTGCTAGAGAACCGGTAATGAAGTGGTGAGAAGATGGTGGCCAatggtggtgcgacggcggcGCAGGGAGGATTTTGGGCCGCGGCTTGCAACCTTGCGTGGAGGAGCTTGGCGGCGCGAGAGGGGCTGAAAATAGAGGGGTGAGGTCGCCAGTTAAtggggaagagaatggaagCAACGGCGACAGAAATGGGCGGCGCACGGCGGCTCAACAACCAACAACCCAAATGGGTTTCGCAACGCCAacggggaggagagagagagagcgtggggAAGAGAGGTTGGGGTGGGGGAGGTTGTCGGAGTGTGGGGGAGCTGTTGGGCTGGGCGGTGTCGTCGGACGGCAGCACACGGCGTGACTGGGTGGAGGAGGTTGGCAACGGACGGAGATCTTGGCTGGGTCGCACACGGGCTAGGGGAGAAAtgaggaggagaaaaagaaaaagaaagaagaaaaaagaaagaagaaagaaaacaaaaacaaaaaaagagaaaaatatgtaGAGATTTTTGCTGCAAGTAATATTCAtggaaattatttatttaatagtgGGTAAAAACAATAAGCCACGG
This genomic window from Carya illinoinensis cultivar Pawnee chromosome 7, C.illinoinensisPawnee_v1, whole genome shotgun sequence contains:
- the LOC122316303 gene encoding protein FAR1-RELATED SEQUENCE 5-like translates to MSVLSKESGGDFNVGCIGKDVENFLGNKRRKLFEEGDAQRLYAYFLDRQCKEPGFVYSMQVDENGCMGSCFWADARSRAAYQYFGDVVTFDVTYLTNIYKMPFVPFSGVNHHHQTIMFGCALLVNETVESYIWLLRTWQEAMLGRAPSTIITDDDKAMAKAISEFRHCIHETITVDEFEQEWSSILAKYGLVDNDWLQNLYNRRDKWVPAYLRTTFCAGMSTTQRSESMNKFFKDYVRSSTMVSDFVHQYEKALDARYFKEKEKDVCTKSTRAIMKTLWKIEKDAASIYTRKSFMIF
- the LOC122314997 gene encoding protein FAR1-RELATED SEQUENCE 1-like, with translation MFEFVGILCRHILCVLGKKSKLDLLPHHYILERWTINAKSRTILDIPTSDGHVMRQDDPMLRKSKLMMQFYDIAELGSQSIQKCQHLSLALDKVHKELLSMEQVEGEKNLEDENMSLNDSQMFKSQVVSNFSQVLQDPPRVATKGRPKSLRAKNPKETQTAKKRRCSICKIEGHAKNNCPSVRDIGNTTGNISQSLDPSVQK